From the Prunus dulcis chromosome 4, ALMONDv2, whole genome shotgun sequence genome, one window contains:
- the LOC117626586 gene encoding fatty acid amide hydrolase-like codes for MGLLFKNEAHVVFKPAKDVDLTPASSELYLRANVKAPRMAGFLVKVFAWFLESRIFGTLLLFILKRDNLIHKLVTNAELEEPPVYVPLHPFDDKEEQDVKQVGSDLSPPELVQQAIECLPVSLEKTLNGSKFSFRHWTISDYSRAYTSGEITPRTVAEHLIAAIHESSTPPLQMSFFINYKADDILKQATESTLRYEQGVPISALDGVPIAIKDEIDCLPYPTTGGTKWLHNLRPCTDDACCVKCLRLCGAVLVGKTNMHELGAGTSGINPHYGATRNPYSRSKISGGSSSGSAAVVASGLCPVALGVDGGGSVRMPAALCGVVGLKPTFGRVPHSGVLPLNWTVGMVGILAGTVEDAFIVYAAISCQLPPRLLSASPKVNFPLLNSTKPISGIKLAKYGEWFNDCSDDIRECCSNALERLQKQYGWKTVEVTIPEIEMMRLAHYVTIGSECSTSLSSFLEKLDFKELGWDARVALAVYGAFSSKDYIKAQKIRNRQMQFHMNLFTQADVIVSPTIGVTAYTILDDALNTGELDYINGAALVRYSIAGNFLGLPAVTVPVGYDKSGLPIGLQLIGKPWSEATLIHIAFAMQDLYVSEYRKPEVYYDLLNKNSVF; via the exons ATGGGGTTGTTGTTCAAGAATGAAGCGCATGTGGTTTTCAAGCCTGCAAAGGATGTTGATCTAACTCCTGCCAGCTCTGAACTCTATTTGCGAGCCAATGTCAAAG CTCCTCGTATGGCTGGATTCCTGGTCAAAGTGTTTGCCTGGTTTTTGGAGTCACGGATCTTTGGGACCTTGCTATTGTTTATACTGAAACGGGATAACTTAATTCATAAG CTGGTCACAAACGCTGAGCTGGAGGAGCCACCCGTCTATGTTCCCCTACATCCTTTTGATG ATAAAGAAGAACAAGATGTCAAACAAGTAGGGTCTGATTTGTCTCCACCCGAACTAGTTCAACAGGCAATTGAATGTCTGCCTGTGTCCTTAGAAAAAACATTAaatggttcaaaattttcttttcgtCATTGGACAATATCGGATTATTCAAGAGCCTATACCTCTGGAGAAATAACTCCTCGAACG GTTGCAGAGCACCTTATAGCTGCCATCCATGAATCTTCCACTCCACCATTACAGATGTCATTCTTTATCAACTACAAAGCTGATGATATTCTAAAGCAAGCAACTGAATCAACTCTTCGGTATGAACAAG GAGTTCCTATTTCAGCTCTTGATGGGGTCCCAATTGCAATCAAGGATGAAATAGATTGCTTACCATACCCAACTACAG GAGGTACAAAGTGGCTGCACAACCTAAGACCCTGTACAGATGATGCATGCTGCGTTAAGTGCCTCAGACTATGTGGTGCTGTACTTGTTGGGAAAACCAATATGCATGAACTTGGAGCTGGAACAAGCGGGATAAATCCCCATTATGG GGCAACTAGAAATCCATACAGCCGCAGCAAGATCTCTGGAGGTTCCTCTAGCGGATCTGCTGCAGTTGTTGCCTCCGGATTGTGCCCTGTTGCTCTTGGTGTTGATGGAGGAG GATCGGTACGGATGCCTGCAGCTCTTTGTGGTGTTGTTGGCTTGAAACCAACATTCGGACGAGTGCCTCATTCTGG tGTTCTTCCTCTGAATTGGACAGTTGGAATGGTTGGAATACTAGCAGGCACTGTTGAGGATGCATTTATAGT CTATGCAGCTATTAGTTGCCAACTTCCACCACGTCTACTTTCTGCATCG CCCAAAGTAAATTTTCCTCTGCTGAACTCAACTAAACCGATATCTGGTATCAAATTGGCGAAGTATGGCGAG TGGTTTAATGATTGCAGTGATGATATCAGAGAATGCTGTTCAAATGCTCTGGAAAGGCTTCAGAAGCAATATGGTTGGAAG ACTGTAGAGGTGACCATACCAGAGATAGAGATGATGCGCCTAGCACATTATGTAACGATCGGATCGGAGTGTAGCACTTCGCTTAGTTCGTTTCTGGAAAAGCT GGATTTCAAAGAGTTAGGATGGGATGCAAGGGTAGCACTTGCTGTGTATGGTGCTTTCAGCAGTAAAGACTATATAAAGGCTCAGAAAATTAG GAACCGACAGATGCAGTTCCACATGAATTTGTTTACTCAGGCAGATGTCATTGTTTCCCCGACAATAGG GGTTACTGCATACACAATTTTGGATGATGCTCTGAACACTGGTGAGCTTGACTACATAAATGGAG ctgCACTTGTTAGATATTCAATAGCTGGAAACTTTTTGGGATTACCTGCGGTGACTGTTCCT GTTGGATATGATAAATCAGGTTTGCCAATTGGTCTTCAACTAATTGGGAAACCGTGGTCTGAAGCAACGCTTATTCACATAGCCTTCGCAATGCAG GACCTCTATGTCTCTGAGTACAGAAAGCCTGAGGTTTACTATGATCTACtcaataaaaattcagttttctAA
- the LOC117625113 gene encoding LOW QUALITY PROTEIN: diacylglycerol kinase 2 (The sequence of the model RefSeq protein was modified relative to this genomic sequence to represent the inferred CDS: deleted 1 base in 1 codon): MMVDLGISLARVATSLDGYGPFLLGWLVTGSFGLLAIIFAFLKWQKRTSLNWVKAAARAKKEVWKKLKVPLSHHTWIEDMTNGEQPSTCCVCLTSLVFLHNLGTKASYRTPVHRCSVCGVAAHFYCSQYAVRDCKCVAQAGFTHVRHHWSERWVNVHDNPEISAFCFYCEEPCGVPLLDASPTWHCLWCQRLIHVRCHNKMAKECGDACDFGTLSRIIISPLCVKEVGHYNGGGMLSSYTDEMLTSSVRPQNRRKRRHCKHGNGQSANGNLATDAPVEYVFNGFTGIKKSRSEKSFDYLKKDDKELIVKSNHNGFMQRKVGTVTYGQIKKYKLVDLPHDARPLLVFINAKSGGQHGASLRRRLNMLLNPVQVFELSSSQGPEVGLELFNHVRYFRVLVCGGDGTVAWVLDAIERHKFESTPPVAILPLGTGNDLSRVLQWGRGFSTVDGQGGLTTLLHEINHAAVTMLDRWKVNIKSEADPNKVQSKFMMNYLGIGCDAKVAYEFHVTREINPEKFSSQFVNKLRYAKEGARDIMDRTCADLPWQVWLEVDGKDIDIPKDSEGLIVLNIGSYMGGVNLWQNDIEHDDDFSLQSMHDKMLEVVCVCGAWHLGKLQVGLSHARRLAQGKVIRIHASSPFPVQIDGEPFIQQPGSLEITHHGQMFMLRRASEEPRGHAAAIMAEVLLDAECKGIINASQKKTLLQQMALQLN, translated from the exons ATGATGGTTGATTTGGGCATTTCACTTGCAAGGGTAGCGACTAGCTTGGATGGATATGGTCCATTTCTTTTGGGATGGCTGGTCACTGGGTCATTTGGGCTTCTAGCCATCATCTTTGCATTTCTTAAATGGCAGAAAAGGACATCTCTAAATTGGGTTAAAGCTGCAGCTAGAGCAAAGAAAGAAGTCTGGAAGAAGCTAAAAGTTCCTTTATCACATCATACGTGGATCGAAGATATGACTAATGGTGAACAGCCATCCACTTGTTGTGTTTGCTTGACTTCCTTGGTGTTTCTTCATAACCTAGGAACAAAAGCCTCTTATCGCACTCCTGTTCATCGTTGCTCTGTTTGTGGTGTAGCAGCTCATTTCTATTGTTCTCAGTATGCAGTAAGGGATTGCAAGTGCGTGGCACAAGCTGGTTTTACCCATGTCCGACACCACTGGTCCGAAAGATGGGTTAATGTGCATGATAATCCGGAGATCTCGGCCTTCTGTTTTTATTGTGAGGAGCCATGTGGTGTTCCTCTCCTTGATGCTTCTCCTACATGGCATTGCCTATGGTGTCAGCGCCTCATACATGTCAGATGTCACAACAAAATGGCAAAAGAATGTGGTGATGCTTGCGATTTTGGTACTCTTAGCAGAATTATTATTTCTCCTTTGTGTGTGAAAGAAGTTGGCCACTATAATGGAGGTGGAATGCTAAGTTCA TACACAGATGAAATGCTAACCTCATCTGTTCGTCCCCAGAATAGAAGAAAGCGCCGCCATTGTAAGCATGGTAATGGTCAGTCAGCTAATGGTAACTTAGCCACTGATGCACCTGTGGAGTATGTGTTCAATGGATTTACTGGTATAAAGAAATCCCGTAGTGAGAAGAGTTTTGACTACTTGAAGAAGGATGATAAGGAACTGATTGTTAAGAGCAACCATAATGGGTTTATGCAAAGAAAGGTTGGAACTGTCACCTATGGGCAAATTAAGAAATATAAACTGGTTGATTTGCCACATGATGCAAGACCTCTTTTGGTCTTTATTAATGCAAAGAGTGGAGGTCAACATGGGGCTTCTCTAAGGAGAAGGCTGAACATGCTATTGAATCCTGTGCAG GTTTTTGAACTGAGTTCTTCCCAAGGGCCTGAGGTGGGTTTGGAATTGTTCAATCATGTGCGTTATTTTAGAGTTTTGGTATGTGGAGGAGATGGCACTGTTGCATGGGTCCTTGATGCGATTGAGAGGCATAAATTTGAATCAACCCCACCTGTTGCCATTCTCCCCCTTGGCACAGGAAATGATTTGTCAAGGGTATTGCAATGGGGAAGAGGCTTCTCGACGGTTGATGGACAAGGTGGCTTAACCACGCTGTTGCATGAAATTAACCATGCTGCAGTTACAATGTTAGATCGCTGGAAGGTAAACATCAAATCAGAAGCTGATCCGAATAAAGTGCAGTCTAAGTTCATGATGAACTATTTAG GTATTGGATGTGATGCAAAGGTTGCATATGAATTTCATGTGACTCGGGAAATAAATCCTGAGAAGTTCAGTAGTCAG TTTGTGAATAAATTACGATACGCTAAAGAAGGTGCCAGAGATATAATGGACCGAACTTGTGCTGACCTTCCTTGGCAAGTTTGGCTTGAAGTTGATGGGAAAGACATAGATATTCCAAAG GATTCAGAGGGTCTAATCGTGCTCAACATTGGCAGCTACATGGGTGGAGTAAATCTTTGGCAAAACGATATTGAGCATGATGATGACTTCAGTCTTCAGTCCATGCATGATAAAATGCTTGAAGTTGTATGCGTATGTGGAGCTTGGCACCTTGGCAAACTTCAG GTTGGACTTTCACATGCTAGGAGACTAGCCCAAGGGAAAGTCATAAGAATACATGCCTCCAGTCCTTTCCCGGTCCAAATAGATGGAGAGCCATTTATACAACAACCTGGCTCCTTAGAGATCACACATCATGGGCAG ATGTTCATGTTGAGGAGAGCTTCAGAAGAGCCGAGAGGGCATGCGGCTGCAATCATGGCGGAGGTTTTATTAGATGCCGAATGCAAAGGCATCATCAATGCATCCCAGAAGAAAACACTTCTCCAGCAGATGGCCCTCCAGCTCAATTGA